One Populus nigra chromosome 16, ddPopNigr1.1, whole genome shotgun sequence genomic window, CGGAACcccattgatatcattagttATTCAAACTTGGATAACTAATCAATGTCATCTGAAATACCGGTACTAATGAAACCCcattgataccattagctatccaaaccCAGATAGCTAATCAATGTCATCTGAAATGCCGGTACCAATGGAACCCTATTTGtaccattagctatccaaacTCGAATGGCTAATCAATATCTTTTCAACCTTCTATTTATACCGAtcccctttcatttttcttattaatatcataTACGTTATAACCATGGTTGCCAAGAATCATTCACACACAACCTTAGTTACGAACACTACGGTCACTAAGCATTATTCACATAACCTTGGTCGCCTTCATCATAGTGCCAAGTATCAATTTATGCCCTTAGCCATTCTCATCATGGTGCTAAGTATTACTATAATATATCCTTAGCCACCAATACTACGATGATCAATTATCTATCATTTCTCCTCCAATTTCAAAGTCATTGTATACCCAATCCATAATGAGGTATGCAAGATAATTGCATCCATTCCAAAGTTATCATGGCTAATTCGATACCTATCAATGTATACAAGATAATTGTATCCAttctaataataacataattaatttgatatataaaaatgcACACAAGGTACTCATGTTCGTTCAAACATTATCTTAACTAACTCGATCCATACCATTGTACGCAAAGTACATATCTTCATTCAAACATTATCCTAATTAATTGATCTATACCATTATATGCAAGGCACtcttattcaatcaaataatatcATTACAAGTTTGATAGATATCAATGTACGTAAGGTACTTGTATCCATTCCAATTATATCATAACTAATTGATACAATTAATGTACGCAAGGTACTTATATTTATTCCAATATTTATCTaagcaataaaacaataaattctgaaatttatcaataagtttacacaaattgaaaaaacaaggtACGATGCACTTACCTATTTCCCTAACCGACTGAGTCCCTTCAACTACTGACGACCCTGCTCTAGACATCTCTTCTGTTTGAGAATCAAAAGATATAATCAGTaccctttttataattttatcacaatGTGTGTTCTCATACTATTGAAATCTCATTCACATGAATTCATTACcatgttttaatttcattttccgattatttttcttcaactaCCTCATTACACTTCCTAGATCAATTTTCATTCCAGAACATTGTTTACCATTTTATTCGTAAGTAAGGTTATAGACTTCAGTTTTAAGGATGACTTGACTacttggaaagctaagacacagttctataactctactGAAGGATAGAAAGCCCAATTCTGCCTTTAACACCCCTGAAATTATACGTTATACTACTCAACATAATTTGTCCAGTACGAGACAATTCGACCCTTCCTCCATCTTCActccataactggagttctataactccaaattacATAAGGTTAATTTTGTTTGAAAGATAACACCTATACCTAcaactattataaaaaacccaatctTAAAGTTTATCATTTGGGTGCCTTAACCTCAGCTGAAAGGTGGATGACTAAACTGTTCAGTCCTAATACATGGATTAGACAACTAATATCTCACTTTTTCAACTATCAATAATCTAGCCGAACATGCCTAAGGAAAGGCACCAaggattttctttaatttaaatcataattagcATGCTTTTGATGTTTAAACACAAATCAAGCCACCATACTTTCCATTTATTCCAATCTTGCTaacttaatttaaacaaaattttcagTAAGGTTaacatttcttttaattcaatcaGAACTAATAAAATCCAAACGATGAAGTTAACCATCATTATGTTATGCAACACATACCAACAAATCAGAGCATTCTAACGGATAGATCTTCCTCgatcaaaacaaaactaaactGATATGAAAATTGATAATATACTATTCACCGATGAATAACTTCTCATCGGAGTCTCTAATACCGATCTTCATCGTTATGAATGAAGAGCTCATCAATATGactaacatatataaaattttgcaTGATCTAACCGTGGACATAGGAGGAAACCGCTAGCTACCATGACTAACCTACAAGCAAGTTTTCCTTGAACTGTTGTGAGAGCTATATCTCTCACGCAAAACCAGAGCCTTCAAATCCCAATGGTCCGATGTTAAAGGGTGGTGAGAAGCATAGTATATCCCACAACCAACCCGATCTAACAGTGAAATACAAAGATATGGCTGTTTGAGTTTCTACTCTCAAGAtattctctctctcccccccctcTCTCATTCGGCCATCCTAGGTATTTTCCATATAATTTTGCTATTTATATAGCAAATCTATCCATATTTCCTAAAACACCCTTATGTCAAGTTTGGGTACCTTTTTCGTTCAACCAAATGCCTTTTCTAAGTTCGTTTTTAAAATACCATGTGAAAAATCTTTCtctctaaaatttcttttctaataattcaatattattctattttattttattttaattaatccatctcattttttgttctaaattattaataattttattaacatcATAAACTTTGATCGGGGGTTTACAATTTACTACcacttctattttatttctcacTATTCAATTCATCATGGTGAAGTCTTTTGTTGGGGTTTTACAGAGTTTCTACCTAGTCATCcgtatatttaaattataaatttgtagGATTTCATAGTAAAAGGGTTTTTGCTAAAAGAGTCTAGAATGGTGATTTATGATTTGGTAAGTGCATGTTAGGAAATGAATGATTAATGTTTCagttatatcattttaaaaaattttatgttcaATGTTTTACACGACATAAATGTGTCATAAGATTTGTTGCATGTGCGCGGCGTGACGATGATCATCCTCCTAGATTATGACTATCAGGAATAATATGGGTGAAAAggacaagaaattcttgttctTTATCAATAAAAGAAAGGGAATGAGAGTTACCaactagtattttggtcattagAAACCATAACTGGTCTTAAAGTCCAGGTAAGGGACCGATTACATAAATGAAAGATATGAGCACCCTTAGTACGCCTTACCTGAGGTAACctacattatttatttgtttgatttaaactaaaataatgttgtgttttctaaccgttggtctatctaaggtttaagaaaagtcatcCTTATTAAAGAGGTTCTTATATAATTAGGTTTAAACCAAACCATTCTaatgcaaaaacataaaaaataaaatgaactgtcttttttatttaatataaaaaataaatatatgtataagttcataatttcatatattaaaagaaataaattatttttgatgtttttgaaatgtaagCCAAGTTCTAATGGATAATTATAAACTAGCTATAATACCTTTTGactaattcttgtatttttttcaaagcacgataaaaatgtttttttttttatataaaaaaataaaacatgcatgaaaattttataatttttccatatgaaagaaaaaaaaagaaatatatttttttaattttaatttttttttaggttttgttcgGCAAAAAAACTCATTTCTCCTTGTAATAAAACTACCAAAATAAGCCTAAGAGGTGTTTGACAAATACaccctcaaataaaaaaaacctttaacaaaaacatgaaaaaccaAATAGGGTcttaattaaacccttgatgTAATTTTAACCCAACTtggttgacctgaaatttttaGTTCAAccataaaccaaacaaaaaatccTGATATGACctgaaaacaaaaccaaagtcagtcaaaaaacagattaaacaaaaaaaacacaaaaactaaaaaattcttgaaaaaaatggatcaaaaaaataataataaagaacatCAAGAACACTGAAACTCAAACCCAGTAACGTGAAACCCAAATTAGATCAGATATGGTCAAAACAAAGTCACATACATGTTGGAAATCATGCAATGATCAAAATCTAGCATCCATTCACTTCAATTATCACTTAAACATATGAGTTTGTCAAAACGAGTTTTGGTTCAAAATTGAAACCCTAAgattaaaattcattaaaaacatgttattgatgtaAATAAGCCCTAGATTATTTACTAATCAAGCATAAAAAAGGATTATGTGCAAACAAATGGACCAAAACTTATCTAAATCAAGAGTCTAAGGCAATGTTCTTTCCAAGAACATGAAAGACATGCCCAGACCCAACCCGACAACATGGACCTAAATTAGACCAGATACGGTCGAACAAAAGGCATATACATGTTGGAAATCATGCAATGATCAATAATCTAACATCCATTCACTTCAATTATCAAAGAATAAcatgattttgtcaaaatgagtttcggttcaaaactaaaactctaaaattaaaatccattaaaaacttgttattgatataaataaaccctagattatttattaataaagtaTAAAGAAGGGTTATGTGCAATGAAATGGACCAAAACTAGTATGAATAAAGGGTCtaagacaatattttttccaagaacatgaagaataTGCCCAAAAACCTAACAGAAACCCAAATATTGCCCAGAATTGCCAAgccaaaaaaaaaggcattttttGCTTCTAAAACATGATTTCTTTATCACAACATGTTACATTACTGTACACAAACatgtttaaatctaaaaaactaataaataacatcaaaatcatgcatGAGGTAACAAATCCAAAACTACCAACTTAAACAATTTATGtaatatgaatttaaaattgttttttctaaactCTAGTACAACCATAAAGAACATCCTTACTTAAACATGCATTGCTTAagttaaacaaaaactaaaactaaaacatatatatatatatatatatatatatatataatattattgtataaaaaacattagaaaacttaaaaaaaaaactttagcaaataaaaaaatagcattaaaGAGGTGAatacaacattatttttttagcattccAAATCTCTATTCTATGcttgtaaatataaatatatataaaaaaaacacctcaagTAGGCCACAAGGACCTCCTGGTTGTCTCTGCACCCCTACCTCCTTTATCACTAAGCGGTCATTTAGGGGCCTTAGCTAGTGATCCAGGGTGTTTCCCTCTGGACGATGAAGCTTATCCCTCATCGTCTCACTGGCCGACCTTGACCCCTGTTATATTGAGGTCATATCTAGTATTCAGAGTTTGCCTCAATTTGGTAACGCTCTCGCGGCCCGCACCGAAACAGTGTTTTACCCCTAGATGTCTAGTCAACTGCTATGCCTCAACACATTTCGGGGAGAACTAGCTAGCTCTAGGTTCGAGTGGCATTTCACCCCTAACCACAACTCATTTAAAGAACTACtctcttttaagtttttctaTGAGAAGTTTGGCCTCTGACCAATCTACTATCATTTCAAAgcttaataaatcttttttgttaGGCTCCTCGACCTTTATCCTTAGGTTTCTTGtgaatattttcctttttttcacttttttttcactttttttttcttaagggGGTATTTATAAAGGTTTGCTATGGTTTGAGAGGTCTTGAATTCATTTCTAACCTCTTAATTTTGAGATAAATGTTGTAAACACTTAATAAGAACCCATTTAGAAACCTTTGTGTATGAATATATGAAAAGAAGGTTTGTTCTCACACAATTGTGTTTCAATCATGGTTGACTAAGTTGTTCAATTTCAAGGCCTCATCGAAGCAATTTTGACGTCATCGTCACCTAAGACCACCTGAAGTTGATAGAGGGGATTCATACCTTTCATTTGCATCAAACGTCCTTGCGCAATTTAGAGATCTGTAGCTCAATATTCATTTGTTTAAAGTTCTCGACTCGATCAGCCAAAATTGTCAAAACATAGGCCAATTTACCGAACGACATGTCACtcatattttcttcattaaGTCTGAACGATACATCatttaaggtttttaatttgggattggAAAAGTTCAATTGAGTCCCTactattttaattgcttttaatttcaCTCATAATTgccttcaaacttttaatttcatgtaatttcacctctgtcaaactcaatttctaGCCCCTAAGTTGaccaccttttttattttgatccttggTTCTTAAATTTGTGCATTTTAACCCTCAATTGAccaacaaacttttaatttcttcaatttggcccttgaGTTAGTCAATTTCAGCCCCTACATTCACgtgttttttccagtttggtccttagttttgaatttcttcaaaaaagtccctaattaatcattaaactttaatatttatgcaattaagcccctgatgtaaccaaattaacttttaaaaattacaattcaacccctagactttaatttcttccaattaaggtctaaattgacttcaaaaatcaatgtttgttgcaattaaaacctcaataaactcaattaaaccttaaaaaattcgaattgagtccttaaacatctaattttgaatttccctcctcaaattgaattttctttggcAATTAATAAACGTTATTATATAATCgataatacattttcaaatttttaaatttacataTTTTAATCTTTCTCAACTAGTTTTTGGCAACTTCCTGGGCATTTTGCTATATTCTTaccgaaatatttttttattttcttccaaacattttttcatttttttttgtttatgtggggCTTCAAAAATAGgtaactataatattttttgagttttttaaatatagaaattgagaaaataaaataaaaataagaagttCTAAATAGTGCTATCATCTTTGGTTGAAATTAGAAGGGGAAACCTTAATCTAATATCTTTTAATGTAGTTTGCATATACTCGTCTTTGCTTTAAAAGATGGTTTTAAACGTCAAATCAttgtaacttaatttttttcttctacatTTTCGTAGCCAAAATTATTAATCTAATATCATAGCAGCTTGTATAAAATTATTCCTCAGAAAAGATTGGAGTTTATTTTAACACTATGAATGGAGACTGATACCGAATACATACAAACTGGATGGAATTTTATAACTACCACTACCGGTGAATGGGAGGGGTAGTACTTGAGAGGAATTTAAATctaaggccccgtttgtttgcaggaaagtagtttctttttggaaagtgaattccagggaaagtgaattctgggaaagtgaattccgggaaagtattttccgatgtttggtagtgtaatggaaaataagttggaaaacactttccagtgtttggttatgttatggaaaatgagctggaaaataacttattaatgttttattttttcaagtttattaaaataatgaggaacaaatcttacaaattaaaaagttgaatgagaatgaaattgaaaaaaaatataatttcataaattatctcaaataaaataaataataatcaaaataatagagatcaaatctaaaaaattaaaaaaatgaaaggtgaagaaattaaaataataataattaacattttataaattatttcaaataaaataagtaaaaatcaaaagaatgaggaccaaatttgatagataaaaaatttcaataaaaaaatgataagaaaaaagcaaatagcaattataaaaataaggaccaaaattaatataaaaattaaattttaagagatgaaattaaaaaataaatattcaaaacaaattatatataacaatcaaaagtttgaggatcaaatttgatataattagcaaataatgacatttctaaatttttcacaacttccggaaagtgttttccgcccaaatttttcaggaaaacactttcctgaaaaccaagccaaattttcctttgactggaaagtgttttccgttgaccaatttttccaatagcaaacaaacacaagaaagtttggaaagtggtttctcggaaaccactttccggaaaacaaacacagccaaaagggaaaatactttcctagaaatcaaaccaaatttttctttgacttgaaagtgtttttcgttgaccgaaaagtgtttccgttgaccagaaagtgttttccgttgaccaaaaagtgttttccgttgactaacttttctaatggcaaacaaacacaggaaagtttggaaagtggtttcccggaaaatgaattccgaaaaacaaacatggcctaaagTCTTGAGGCTCAAATTGATAACAGGGTGATACTTTGTTGTGCTGTCACCCATCCATTGGTTACTTACTAAACCTCTACCGCATACTCCACAGCGGATACAAACTCGCAAAACCCTAACCCTTTTGTACTCACCACTCacgggaaaaaagaaaaaggaaaggaaagacaaGGAGCGTAAAGGCACTAGGGTTTTAGACAATCATCAGCAGCAAAAGCAAACGGTAGgggagagggagggagaaaGAGAGGTTTAGGGCTTTGGGTGATAGAGAAAATGGTGGCAGACAACAAGGGTAAGAAGTTGAAGGTAGCGGAGAAAGGCGAGGAGGACAATCACCAAATCGATGAAGAACTCGTTATCTCTATCGAGAAGCTCCAGGAGATCCAAGACGATCTCGAAAAGGTTGTGTAAAAAAATGCCGATGTAAATGTTGCATGTTTGTGGTTATGCGCTTTCAGTGTCCCGTATCTTGGTATGAAATCTGAGAAATTCTTTTGGTTTGGTAGAATCCAATTACTCAGTATTCCTTACACACACTGAAATTAGACTCTCTTATTGACTTTAATTATTTGCCTATTCATTCTGGGTTTATGCTACTTCGATGCCTTGATGTGCTGATTTGTTATGCTTAAATGACTTCTTAACTTGTTTAATCCCAGTTATTGGTAGAGTCGCATAGAAATTCAGATGGGGCAATAGTATCTCTGGTTATGTGATGAAAACTTCcagaaaatcaacaaaaacaagaatgaTAATTTTCCTCCAACTCTATAGTATTCAATCAGGAAGGGGGATTGTATGAAGCATGTTGGATATGTTGACCTTATTGCTACTTTAGACCTTGGAACTTAAACCGTGCTttggttatttttatagataaatgaAGAGGCAAGCGATAAGGTCTTGGAAGTAGAGCAAAAGTATAATGAGATACGCAAGCCAGTTTATGATAAGCGGAATGAGATCATTAAATCGATTCCGGACTTCTGGTTGACTGCGGTTAGTGATCTGTTCTTATCAAAATATACAATTTGTTAACTGCTAGTATACTGTGCCCCTGCCTTCACAAAAAAAGAGTTCATCATTCCATCTAATTGTTTGTGGTTCTCTGCAGTTTCTAAGCCATCCTGCTCTTGGTACTCTTTTGAGTGAAGAGGATCAAAAGGTATGGTTTTTGTTCCTGTATGATGTGAAGATTAACTTGTGTACTTGCATTTGTTCTTTTTCCTTAACTGTCTGTATGTGTAGTAAATTTGATGCCCTTATCCTTGTGTCTGGGTAGGTATTCAAATATTTAAGTTCGCTGGAAGTGGAGGATTCAAAAGATGTCAAATCTGGTTATTCAATAACATTTGTAAGTTTATTGTCGTCCCGTGCTTGCATACTTTTTCTTGAATAACTGATTCCACTGTCTTTCCTCTGATTGAGTGGTACTCATTGATATGTGGGTTTTGCTCAATTGATTGAATAGTTCTTGATTCcaatgtttttttccctttacagAACTTTGAATCCAACCCTTACTTTGAGGAGACAAAGCTTACAAAGTCGTTTTCCTTCCATGATGAAGGGACGACAGAGATAACATCTACACCAATCAACTGGAAAGAGGGCATGGTAAATTCTGTCATTTCATGACAGGTAATGTCTAAAACGTGTACTctcttttgtttattatttaattgcATTTCCAAAATGTGAAGGGTCTACCAAATGGAGTCAGTCATGAAAAGAAAGGGAACAAGAGGCTTTGGGCTGATGAAAGGTTTATTTTCTCAACCTGTTtactttttttcctgttttcttACTCTAAAGCCAGTTATAATGTTATAATGGTCCTTTgcttatctttaaaaatatcatctgtTCTAGTACCAAATAATGGGAAGCATAATAAAATCTCTGTGCGGAAGcaataacttcattttttttctctccttagaAACATgatttattgtttgattgtcacTTGTCATTCTGTTCATTGTCTTCCTCAACGAACCAATGATATCTTACCTTTTGATGAGTCTATGATTGGtcaactttgatctttttttagtAACAATGTTATGTTATATCCTGTTTTAAGTTTCAAGTGGAATACAAGTCATGGTTGCAAgatgttttctattttattgtttaactttattttcatcttttatggATGTTGCCTGTTCTTTTTCCAAATCTGTTCTTTGTAATCTGAATTTACCATTCTCTTGTGTTGTGCTGTGTGCCTCACCTTCAAATTCACCTGCTTGAATGCAGCTTCTTTAGCTGGTTTGGCAACACTCAGCCAAAAGGCATGATTGATGACATGCAAGATGAGGTTAGTTGAATTTGTAGCTGACAAAGTAGTAGAGCTTTGTTCATTGGTGGTAGCATTGTGGAGTTTTATCTTCTTTACCAAATAGTTTATTGAAGCTGATACAATCCCCTGCGGAAAAAAATGCAGGTAGCAGAGATCATTAAGGAGGATTTATGGCCCAATCCACTCTCATATTTTAACACtgtaattgatttattttttgtgctcttttcttccctttctttcttgaaaatGAAGCTTGAAATCAAGTGTAACTTCCCTAATTCTCCAACGTAGGATCCTGATGATGAGGACTTTGATGGGGAGGAAGGAGATGAAGAGGTAAATGATcctattttatcatgttttgtgAATCTTATGACGTGCTTGTACTTTTTCCTTCTATTTCAGTTGAGGGCGTGATGTTTTATTgcttaattatttcatttttggtACTTGGAAAGTTTAGTTGATGGTTTTCTAGATTACTTGTTGGATATGAAGATATTGAAACCAAAATAGATGGAAGATGCTTGTTCTTCAGAAGTATGAACTTAATGGTGGCCTTCTTGCAAAACTTGATAGGAAATTACAACAAATTATAAGATGTTTATGGATTTGATATGTTAGTCAATTTTCAATTGCACGGGAATGAGACCTTTGACAAGATTGAAATAGCTGAAGAAATCTGAGCTGCTGGAATTTGGTGTTCCATAGTGCTTTAATGCAGGCTGACCGACTTTAGGCTTCAACAAATTccaattatgtaaaaaaatatagttgaagCTTTTTATGATCCTGTTGAAAAGAAGTTTGCTGGTGAGATCTTATTTTCATTCTTAAGGCTTTTTTATGCCCATGCATGTTAGGGATACACTATTTGTCTTAGAAATGACGTTATTGTATTATCTTTCTTAGCTAGAAACTGTCCTTTAAGATGTTTCAAGTTTAGTTGCAGTTCTATTGACTGATTAAACGATATTATCTCCTACttataacaataaaatgaaAGTTTTGTGCCATTATATTAGGCCGGCCATACTGAATGAGAAAATATGTGGGAACTAGTAATGTCTTCCAAAGTTCAACTGTTATCATATTTCCTGAGTTTTGCCTAATTGCAGGACAAGGATAGCGATGACTCTGAAGAGGATGATGATGAGCAagaggaagatgatgatgacgatgaagaagaagaagatgatgatgatgcagaCAAATGATTCCCTTTACTTCAGCTTTTTACTTGTATCAGCTTTCCTGTTTTGGGCAACACCTTGTGTAAAGTAGTCTATAAGGATTGCTGGTATCATGTGCTGGGGAGGGTAACCCACACTATAACATTTTTATGGGTAGATTCCTCTACTATGGAGGCCACTGGCTGTTACCATGGTCGGTTAGTGGTCTGCTGACTTTGTTCTTGTTTCAGggccttccttttttttttttttttttttttttttttgtttggggttATTCTATGTTTTCCTTCCCAGAAATGCAGGTTTCTAGATGATGATGTTATGTAGGCcttttataatgattttctcTGCTGTGAAATTCTCCAGGTCAAACGTAGAATATCTGTGGTGTAAAGCTAATTGAATATCCCTATATGCGTTATAATGCTGTTTGAACTTCATCATTGCCATCATCAGAACTTCGTACAAAGCCTTTCCTGTTTTCTGTCATAATCTTGTGACACCCAAGTCTAGTGTTCGCAATCTGAACGAGCTTTGCAATGTTACTCTTATTTCATCATTAATTAGTGGAAGGACCAATAGGAATCTTGATCATGATTATCCTGTTTACCCAAGTTTTGCACTCCCTGGTGTTTTTGTCATGATCTTGAGGTGCTTGACAAAGATGGCAGCTTGTTATACGACTTCTAACTTGCTTGTGCCAGCAATATGGCATCCTCAAGCCTAAAAGAATCTCTTTCGAATTTCAACCTCGCTTAGCACATAAGCGCACTATCTCCCTTTGGTGAGTTGCATCTCCTTTTTTCCATCCTTTTTATGGGGAGTGAGTAACAAATCCATGGCGCCTAACGACTTGGAATCATAAGTGGTCCCTGATTTGGGGCCTGGGTTACCTCTGGTGCGTGATGAATTGGTCTCCTGCAAGCTGGTTTGTGGTGGTAGTCGACATGAATAGTGCGTCGTGATTTTGGAATTTCTTTTAGACGTTCTTTTGTTTGCAGGTTGtggttttctttttggtttggttaGTGAATTTAAGGGGTATTTGTGATAACgatataagtgtttttttttagtatttttcacttaaaaataaattatatcaacccattacaatgatttaaaaaaaaaaaatttaagcaagaaaaaataattaaaatttcataaaaaaaaagttacaccACACTGCTGCTCCAAACATACACCCAACCTTTTCTCGCCAGAGGGTTGACCTGTAAGGTGGGGAAGCTGCAAGCGAGTCACATAGCTAGAGGCTGCTTTTTGGATAGGGGTCTATTTATGTCCAGTTTGTTTATGCGGTTAAGAAGCATTTTtgcaaaaaattgaatttttttttaaattaattgttttagtttttttagattattttaatatgttgatgtaaaaaataaattttaaaacaatgagaaaaatattattttgatgcattttcaagcgaaaaacactttaaaaagcaatcactaccacaata contains:
- the LOC133675054 gene encoding NAP1-related protein 2-like — its product is MVADNKGKKLKVAEKGEEDNHQIDEELVISIEKLQEIQDDLEKINEEASDKVLEVEQKYNEIRKPVYDKRNEIIKSIPDFWLTAFLSHPALGTLLSEEDQKVFKYLSSLEVEDSKDVKSGYSITFNFESNPYFEETKLTKSFSFHDEGTTEITSTPINWKEGMGLPNGVSHEKKGNKRLWADESFFSWFGNTQPKGMIDDMQDEVAEIIKEDLWPNPLSYFNTDPDDEDFDGEEGDEEDKDSDDSEEDDDEQEEDDDDDEEEEDDDDADK